One part of the Dyadobacter sp. 676 genome encodes these proteins:
- a CDS encoding thiamine diphosphokinase codes for MSSHHIVREKQEPALIIANGESCSPELLGQLLEWNPYIVVLDHAIYRVLGLGIKVDAWLGDFDVAHDFETIRERQHPLEIVNTPDQDKTDLNKAIEFLIERGFPAANIVWATGRRADHAITNITDLVRYKDQIKLVLLDDYSKIFPLTGTFEKWYTAGTPISLIPVGAVEGIETSGLKYNLNNETLTMGYRTGSSNEAEADGMVRVSAQKGDLLIMECWDL; via the coding sequence ATGTCGTCACACCACATCGTTCGGGAGAAGCAGGAGCCTGCTTTAATTATCGCTAATGGAGAATCCTGTTCTCCGGAATTGTTGGGACAATTACTGGAATGGAACCCCTACATCGTTGTGCTGGACCACGCCATTTACCGGGTGCTGGGCCTTGGGATTAAAGTGGATGCCTGGCTGGGAGATTTCGATGTCGCGCATGATTTTGAGACGATCCGTGAGCGGCAGCATCCTTTGGAGATCGTGAATACGCCGGATCAGGACAAAACGGACCTGAACAAGGCCATTGAGTTTTTGATTGAAAGAGGTTTCCCGGCCGCGAATATCGTGTGGGCCACCGGACGCCGGGCGGATCATGCGATTACCAATATTACTGACCTGGTTCGTTATAAGGATCAAATCAAGCTGGTGCTGCTCGACGATTATTCCAAAATATTCCCCCTCACAGGCACTTTTGAGAAATGGTACACTGCCGGAACACCCATATCTTTGATTCCCGTGGGCGCGGTTGAGGGAATTGAAACCAGTGGTTTGAAATATAACTTGAATAACGAAACCCTGACAATGGGATACAGGACCGGCAGCAGTAACGAAGCCGAGGCCGACGGCATGGTCAGGGTTTCCGCACAGAAGGGTGATCTGCTGATTATGGAATGCTGGGACTTATAA
- the mazG gene encoding nucleoside triphosphate pyrophosphohydrolase, with translation MEKQFSDLPESRQQQLMAFDRLLTIMDELREQCPWDRKQTMESLRHLTIEETYELSDAILNNDLPEIQKELGDVLLHIVFYAKIGSEKADGKPYTFDIGDVLNSICNKLIARHPHIYGDFVADSEEAVKQNWEKLKLKEGNKSVLSGVPASLPALVKAMRIQEKARGVGFDWDEKQQVWAKVEEELHEFKRNFNIETADVIDQKEAEGEFGDLLFSLVNYSRFVDINPETALERTNKKFISRFQYLEEAARAAGKSLSDMTLEEMDVYWNEAKALGV, from the coding sequence ATGGAAAAACAATTCAGTGATTTGCCGGAAAGCCGCCAGCAACAGCTTATGGCATTTGACCGTTTGCTGACAATCATGGACGAGCTCCGGGAGCAATGCCCCTGGGACCGGAAGCAGACAATGGAAAGCCTGCGACATCTTACGATCGAGGAAACTTACGAACTATCCGATGCGATATTGAACAACGACCTGCCGGAGATTCAAAAGGAATTGGGGGACGTATTGCTTCATATCGTGTTTTATGCCAAAATCGGCTCGGAAAAAGCGGACGGGAAACCGTACACTTTCGACATCGGAGATGTGTTGAACAGCATTTGTAACAAGCTGATAGCCCGCCATCCGCATATTTACGGCGATTTTGTTGCTGATTCCGAGGAGGCAGTCAAGCAGAATTGGGAAAAACTGAAATTGAAGGAAGGCAATAAATCGGTGCTTTCGGGTGTGCCCGCGTCCCTGCCCGCGCTCGTAAAGGCAATGCGTATTCAGGAAAAGGCGAGGGGCGTAGGTTTTGATTGGGACGAAAAGCAGCAGGTTTGGGCGAAAGTGGAAGAGGAACTGCATGAATTCAAGCGGAACTTTAACATAGAAACCGCCGATGTAATCGATCAGAAAGAAGCCGAGGGAGAATTTGGCGATTTGCTGTTTTCGCTGGTGAATTACTCAAGATTTGTAGATATCAATCCCGAGACCGCGTTGGAGCGGACCAATAAAAAGTTTATCAGCCGGTTTCAATATCTGGAAGAAGCCGCCCGTGCGGCTGGTAAGTCGCTATCGGATATGACGCTGGAAGAGATGGATGTGTATTGGAACGAGGCCAAGGCATTGGGTGTTTAA
- a CDS encoding PaaI family thioesterase produces MNTHSLPQPQTESKRLSFLRQFIGKSMDRHFSPVAKWLNGTLIAIEDGAMEVEYLVREDMCNPMGTLHGGIAATILDDVVGTMVYAIGREFGFASVNLNCDFLSPAVTGDVLTAKSEIVRAGKNIIHVEGRLFNAQGRIVAKCTSNLIQTTFKLPPVPGQ; encoded by the coding sequence ATGAACACACACTCGCTCCCCCAGCCGCAGACGGAAAGCAAGCGGCTGTCTTTTCTCCGGCAATTCATCGGCAAGTCTATGGACCGGCATTTTTCTCCCGTGGCCAAATGGCTGAACGGCACACTCATAGCCATTGAAGATGGAGCAATGGAGGTGGAATACCTTGTGCGGGAGGACATGTGCAACCCGATGGGCACGTTGCATGGCGGCATCGCGGCGACTATCCTCGACGATGTCGTCGGAACGATGGTTTATGCAATAGGCCGGGAATTCGGGTTCGCGTCCGTCAATCTTAACTGTGATTTTCTTAGCCCGGCTGTAACCGGAGACGTACTGACAGCGAAATCCGAGATAGTGCGGGCGGGGAAAAATATTATACACGTAGAAGGCCGGCTTTTCAATGCCCAGGGGCGCATTGTAGCCAAATGCACCAGCAACCTCATCCAGACGACCTTTAAATTACCGCCGGTGCCGGGGCAATAA
- a CDS encoding phosphosulfolactate synthase, which translates to MNFTLSQVPERSQKPRTKGLTMVMDKGLSVRETEDMLSSASPYIDIVKLGWATSFVSPNLNEKLAVYKSANIPVYFGGTLFEAFVVRNQFDDYRKLLDKYGLTHAEVSDGSIEMPQEVKCEYIHTLSKQVTVLSEVGSKDENKIIPPYKWIQLIKSELQAGAWKVIGEARESGNVGLFRASGEVRQGLVEEILTEIAFEDMIWEAPQKSQQVWFVKLLGANVNLGNIAPSELIPLETIRLGLRGDTFNHFLNAKTKQKWKIDSK; encoded by the coding sequence ATGAATTTTACGTTATCGCAGGTTCCCGAGCGTTCCCAGAAACCGAGGACAAAAGGACTTACCATGGTGATGGATAAAGGGCTGAGTGTCAGGGAAACCGAAGATATGCTATCCTCCGCCTCGCCCTACATCGATATCGTAAAACTAGGATGGGCAACTTCTTTTGTAAGCCCTAATTTAAACGAAAAGTTGGCTGTCTATAAAAGTGCCAACATACCGGTATATTTCGGAGGAACATTGTTCGAGGCATTCGTGGTCAGGAACCAGTTTGACGATTACCGTAAATTACTTGATAAATACGGCCTTACCCACGCGGAAGTTTCCGACGGCTCCATCGAAATGCCGCAGGAGGTTAAATGCGAGTACATTCATACACTTTCCAAACAAGTTACCGTTCTCTCAGAAGTAGGCTCCAAGGATGAAAACAAGATCATCCCTCCCTACAAATGGATCCAGCTCATCAAATCGGAATTGCAGGCTGGTGCCTGGAAGGTGATTGGCGAGGCGAGGGAATCGGGAAACGTTGGTTTGTTTCGTGCGAGCGGCGAAGTGCGCCAGGGGCTTGTAGAAGAAATCCTTACGGAGATCGCATTTGAGGACATGATTTGGGAGGCGCCCCAAAAGTCGCAACAAGTATGGTTCGTAAAGCTCTTGGGCGCTAATGTCAATCTCGGAAATATCGCTCCGAGTGAATTGATTCCCCTCGAAACCATCCGCCTCGGTCTTCGAGGCGACACATTCAACCACTTCCTGAACGCCAAAACCAAGCAGAAGTGGAAAATCGATTCCAAATAA